Proteins from a genomic interval of Sphingobacterium sp. SYP-B4668:
- a CDS encoding methyltransferase RsmF C-terminal domain-like protein yields the protein MSNILPNSLIEKLGVNPTFDKEAFIEIHERGERQSAVRINDKKITNVPFLGAEKVPWCTRGFYLGNRPSFTLDPLYHAGSYYSQDASSMFIAHIIEKLGLDKEPIRVLDLCAAPGGKTTLLNSFLDDESLIVANEIIKSRVNILMENVIRWGNSNIVVTNNDPSAFSRLPGYFDMMLVDAPCSGSGMFRKDSSAIDEWSEANVKLCKERQQRILANSIDSLRSGGILLYSTCSYSEEENEDIADWLIGNYGLQSKRIAVNSDWGIEETRSKEKAAYGYRFYPHKVRGEGFFIAVFEKVTAQETFSRRKIKAEKSEVPKSLLASWIETPDDHTAFLHHEHIHIFPKRYELDLKILQNVLYLRLVGTDIGKMSGKDLIPSHGLALSNHIKKEIPKLVVSLEEARDYLRKENISPQHEMPNGWALVYYDGVDLGWVKVLKNRINNYYPKESRIVHL from the coding sequence ATGAGTAATATCCTGCCAAATTCGCTAATTGAGAAACTAGGTGTAAATCCGACATTTGACAAGGAGGCTTTTATAGAAATTCATGAGAGAGGCGAGCGACAGAGCGCCGTACGTATTAATGATAAGAAGATTACCAATGTCCCATTTTTGGGAGCGGAGAAGGTTCCTTGGTGTACAAGAGGTTTCTATTTAGGTAATAGACCCTCTTTTACGTTGGATCCACTTTACCATGCAGGAAGTTATTATTCTCAGGATGCCTCTTCGATGTTCATCGCGCATATTATCGAGAAGTTGGGTTTGGATAAGGAACCTATTCGAGTATTGGATCTTTGTGCCGCGCCGGGAGGAAAGACTACTTTGTTAAATAGTTTCCTTGATGACGAAAGCCTAATAGTAGCAAATGAAATTATTAAGTCTAGAGTAAATATCCTAATGGAAAATGTCATTCGATGGGGTAACTCTAATATTGTAGTGACTAACAATGATCCTAGTGCCTTTAGTAGGTTACCTGGATATTTTGATATGATGTTGGTCGATGCTCCCTGTTCGGGCTCTGGTATGTTTAGAAAGGATAGTTCTGCTATAGACGAATGGTCTGAGGCAAATGTTAAACTTTGTAAGGAAAGACAACAGCGTATTCTTGCGAACTCAATTGATTCGCTTCGGAGTGGTGGAATACTTTTGTATTCGACTTGCTCATACTCGGAAGAGGAAAATGAGGATATTGCGGATTGGTTGATTGGAAACTACGGACTTCAATCTAAGCGTATAGCTGTGAATTCGGATTGGGGTATAGAGGAGACGAGATCAAAGGAAAAGGCTGCTTATGGCTATCGTTTCTATCCACATAAAGTGAGGGGCGAGGGATTCTTCATTGCAGTTTTTGAAAAAGTCACTGCTCAGGAGACGTTTAGTAGGAGAAAAATAAAAGCGGAAAAGTCAGAGGTGCCGAAAAGCCTCTTAGCAAGTTGGATAGAAACTCCAGATGATCATACGGCTTTCTTACACCATGAGCATATACATATTTTTCCAAAACGATACGAACTGGATTTGAAAATTCTTCAAAATGTTCTTTATCTAAGGTTAGTCGGAACGGATATAGGTAAAATGTCGGGGAAGGATTTAATTCCGAGTCATGGATTGGCTCTGAGCAATCACATTAAGAAAGAGATTCCAAAACTAGTTGTCTCGCTTGAGGAAGCACGAGATTATTTGCGAAAGGAAAATATATCTCCACAGCACGAAATGCCAAATGGATGGGCATTGGTTTACTATGATGGCGTTGATTTGGGGTGGGTGAAGGTGTTGAAGAATAGAATTAACAATTACTACCCTAAAGAAAGTAGAATTGTTCATTTGTAA
- a CDS encoding SRPBCC family protein — MKDLKKYFIIPAPPQDVYLALTTETTVRLWTGDEVEMEAIEGGEFSMWDGAIVGKFVTLEPSKKIVQHWYFGEQEDSIVTIKLHEHKKGTSLEVVQTNIPEEAYQEISEGWEDPYISSLIEFYTED, encoded by the coding sequence ATGAAAGATTTAAAAAAATACTTTATCATACCCGCCCCACCACAGGATGTCTATCTGGCGCTCACCACTGAAACTACGGTTCGTCTTTGGACAGGTGACGAGGTCGAAATGGAAGCTATTGAGGGAGGCGAATTCTCCATGTGGGATGGTGCTATTGTTGGAAAATTTGTGACGCTAGAACCTTCCAAGAAAATCGTACAGCACTGGTATTTTGGAGAACAGGAAGATTCCATCGTAACAATCAAACTCCATGAGCATAAAAAGGGCACCTCCCTCGAGGTTGTCCAAACCAATATACCTGAAGAAGCATACCAAGAAATCTCTGAGGGCTGGGAAGATCCGTATATTTCTTCCTTAATCGAGTTTTATACAGAAGACTAA
- a CDS encoding GtrA family protein, whose amino-acid sequence MPCWTLKRYGTADIRVCKSRASIFMGGVFDYVAMVSCKEVVGIDAKDAIRISGALGAVVNFSLDRYWAFQKVDSPVGGQVWKFISVVLGSILLKSEATPFVSQVFGIDYKVGRLAVELVVSLGFNYPLQRYWVFR is encoded by the coding sequence ATGCCCTGTTGGACCTTAAAAAGATATGGAACAGCAGATATTCGCGTTTGCAAAAGCCGAGCCTCCATCTTTATGGGCGGAGTTTTTGATTATGTGGCAATGGTGTCCTGCAAGGAAGTCGTCGGGATCGATGCCAAGGATGCTATCCGTATATCCGGAGCCCTAGGTGCCGTGGTCAATTTTTCCCTAGATCGATATTGGGCGTTCCAGAAAGTCGACAGTCCGGTCGGGGGGCAGGTATGGAAGTTTATATCGGTGGTGTTGGGCAGTATTCTCTTGAAATCCGAGGCGACCCCGTTCGTGTCGCAGGTCTTCGGTATAGATTACAAGGTAGGTAGGCTGGCCGTCGAGCTGGTCGTGTCCCTGGGATTCAACTATCCCCTGCAACGCTACTGGGTCTTCAGATGA
- a CDS encoding ISAon1 family transposase N-terminal region protein → MRYPLEDAERKLLSLLMPEGLLEYFQILAVNQVDNQLHIYLDELNIAPAGYENSKLESKGFMPSTEISDFPIRGQKVTLHIRRRRWTVLDSGQVIARDWNLVREGARMTTEFGLFLKKIFG, encoded by the coding sequence ATGAGATATCCCTTGGAAGACGCCGAACGTAAATTACTATCCTTACTGATGCCCGAAGGGCTTTTAGAATACTTTCAAATTTTAGCAGTCAATCAGGTTGACAATCAGCTCCACATCTATTTGGATGAACTCAATATAGCACCAGCAGGCTATGAGAACAGCAAACTGGAGTCCAAGGGCTTTATGCCATCTACTGAGATCTCAGACTTTCCCATTCGAGGACAGAAAGTTACGCTACATATTCGTCGTCGTCGCTGGACCGTTCTGGATAGCGGACAGGTTATCGCCAGAGATTGGAACCTAGTGCGTGAAGGTGCTCGAATGACAACAGAATTCGGCCTTTTTTTAAAGAAGATATTTGGATGA
- a CDS encoding ISAon1 family transposase: MDDHPVSAHLVGLFFQMDGKQLQDQYKNHLSDFHGWAQKGHAERWTLFPENISERLSIDETSFSNGELYTIVSSKSAKGRKGTILATIKGTKAEDITAVLERIPLRSRNKVKEVTMDMAPNMARAIRRCFRNARRVVDRFHVQKLAYDAVQELRIKYRWEVLDAESKKIVESSKTGHPHEAGLLPNGDTLKQLLARSRHLLFKHPSRWTESQKHRAELLFMRFPKLKQAYDLGIALGDIFNKCKDKKVAFTKLGLWHNQVENAGISSFESVARSIAAHHQYILHYFDNRSTNASAESFNAKLKAFRSVFRGVRDTTFFLYRVTKLYA; this comes from the coding sequence TTGGATGACCATCCTGTAAGTGCACATTTGGTAGGCTTATTCTTTCAAATGGACGGTAAGCAGCTACAGGACCAATACAAGAACCATCTCAGCGACTTTCACGGTTGGGCCCAAAAAGGCCATGCAGAGCGTTGGACACTTTTTCCTGAAAACATTTCCGAACGCCTAAGCATTGATGAGACCAGCTTTAGCAACGGTGAGCTTTACACTATTGTAAGCAGTAAATCAGCAAAAGGCAGGAAAGGGACGATACTAGCCACTATTAAGGGCACAAAGGCGGAAGATATTACCGCTGTGCTCGAGCGAATCCCCTTGCGTTCAAGGAACAAAGTAAAAGAGGTGACCATGGATATGGCACCGAACATGGCAAGGGCAATCCGCAGATGTTTCCGGAATGCCAGGCGTGTGGTCGACCGATTCCATGTTCAAAAACTAGCTTACGATGCTGTTCAGGAACTCAGGATTAAATATCGTTGGGAAGTATTGGATGCAGAGAGCAAGAAGATAGTTGAATCTAGCAAAACAGGACATCCCCATGAAGCTGGGCTACTCCCCAATGGAGATACCCTCAAACAGTTATTGGCCAGGTCCAGACACCTATTGTTCAAACACCCAAGCCGGTGGACTGAAAGTCAAAAGCATCGTGCAGAATTACTGTTCATGCGCTTTCCGAAGCTAAAACAGGCTTATGACCTAGGCATTGCTTTAGGCGATATCTTCAATAAATGTAAAGACAAGAAAGTCGCTTTTACCAAGTTGGGGCTATGGCATAACCAGGTAGAGAATGCCGGAATATCCTCATTTGAGAGTGTCGCAAGGTCAATCGCAGCACATCACCAATACATTTTACACTACTTCGACAACAGAAGCACAAATGCTTCGGCAGAGTCTTTCAACGCAAAGCTCAAAGCTTTCAGGAGCGTCTTCCGTGGCGTAAGAGACACAACATTCTTCTTGTACAGAGTGACGAAATTGTATGCCTAA